The region GAGCTTTATCAAGCCCTGAGCGTTTTATGGCTAATTCACCAGCTTTTGTACCAAGGTCACTTGTTGTTTCGTTAGTTGCAATATGCCTTTGCTCGATACCTGTTCGCTTTACTATCCATTCGTCACTTGTTTCAACCATCTTCTCAAAGTCAAAATTTGTTAGAATTTTTTCTGGAATGTAAGAAGCGATAGAAATCAGTGAAGCTTTTGGCATGTTTTACCTTGCAAAGTGCGAAAGTTCTTCTTCGATAACTTTATTTATATTTGAATTAGCAAATTTTATTGCTTGAAAAATTGCATTCTTTATAGCTTTTGAATTGCTTTTGCCGTGACTTATGATAACACAACCATTTACACCAAGAAGCGGTGCACCGCCATATTCGTCATAGCTAACCTGTTTTTTTAGCGTTTTAAAAACTTTTCTCATGAGTACAGAGCCAGCTATAGCAAGAGGCGATTTTTTAATTTGCTTTTTGATGATTTTGCCTATTGCATCTGCAACGCCTTCGCTAGTTTTTAAAAGAATATTTCCCATAAAACCATCACAAACCATTACATCAATACTGCCATCAAAAATTTGATTACCTTCTGCATTACCAACAAAGCTATCAAGCCTAGAAACTAATTTAAATGCTTCTTTGCTAACTTCATTGCCTTTACTCTCTTCTTCACCATTTGATAAAAGACCAACTTTTGGCTCTTTTCTACCTAAAATTTCTTTTGCATAGGCTTCACCCATTATGGCAAATTGAAACAAATGTTCGCTTCTACAATCAACATTTGCACCAACATCTAAAACCAAAGTCGCAGATTCTTTTGAATTTGGCATAAGTGTTGCAATTGCTGGACGAGAGATATTTTTTAGCCTACCGATTCTTAGAGTAGCTAAACTCATAGTTGCACCACTATGACCAGCAGAAACTACAGCATCAACTTCCTTGTTTTTTAAAAGTTCAATCGCTTTGTAGATCGTACTATCTTTTCTTTTAAGCGCATCAGTTGCGCCATCTGCCATTGAGATAACTTCACTAGCTTCTAAAAATTCGATATTTTTTAAATAAGACTGTGGAATGAGTGGTTTGATGACATTGCTATCGCCGACTAATACAGCTTTAAATTCTGTCTCTTTTAGTGCATCAATAACACCAGATATTATAGGATCTGCACCAAAATCACCACCCATAGCATCGATAGCAATGCGAATCATATTTTAATATTCACCTGTAGTTTTGTTTATGCGGTGAGGCATTTTCCAAGAACCATCTTTGTCTTTTACAGGTACTGGAAGTGTAACTTTATAATGTGTTCTACGTTTTGCTGCACGAGAATGACTCACTCTTCGCTTTGGTACTGCCATTTTTACTCTCCTTTATAAATTTTTACATTTTTCACAATAGAAATAATCACTTTTAAAAGCTTCTAACTCGCTCTCAAAGACTTCTTTTAAATTAATATTGCCATCAAAAAATTCCATCGTATCGCTAAGCTCATTTTCGCTATCTTTATAAATACCGTCACTTAAATTTAGCTCTACATCTTGATCGATAGGTAGCATAAATACTTCACCGCATCGATCGCAAACATAATTTATATTCCCTTTTATTTTGCCTTGGCATTTTACCAAAAAAGGGTCTTTTCTTTTTAAAATTCCAATAAAAACTAAATTATCATTTCCTGCTAGCTCAAAGCTTATATCTTTGTTTGCTATTTTAGAAAAAGATATAATCAATTTTCTTGACCTAAAATTAGCAAATTTCTCTTGAAGCAAAGAAGAAATTTATTTCATTCACAGCATTTTCTAGACTATCACTTCCGTGAACCGCATTTGCATCAATGCTATCAGCAAAATCAGCTCTTATAGTGCCAGGAGCTGCTTCTTTTGGGTTAGTTGCACCCATTAGCTCGCGGTTTTTAGCAACTGCATTGTCGCCCTCTAAAACCATAACCACAACTGGCCCGCTTATCATAAATTCGACTAGATCGTTGAAGAAAGGTCTATCTTTATGAACTGCATAAAATGCTTTTGCATCGCATTTGCTAAGTTGGATTTTCTTTGCAGCTGCGATTCTTAAGCCGTTACTTTCAAATCTATCTATAATTTTTCCAACAACATTTTTCTTAACAGCATCAGGCTTAATAATAGAAAGTGTTCTTTGCATAAATTTTTCCTTAAATCTAGGTTATTTAAATTGAAGTTGGCAATTATATCAAATAAAGCTTAAAAATAAAATAGGCTCAATTTGAGCCTAAAAATTTATAAATATAAATTTATTGAATAACTGGAATAGAGCCATTGCGTGCATCAGCACCGATCTGATCGCGCGAAGGTTGTCCTGCTACAACAGCGTCCCATACGATACAACCATCAGTTGGACAGGCAGATGCACAGGCTGGCTCATCGTTGTAGCCTACGCACTCAACGCATTTGTTTGAATAAACATAGTATGTGTCTGCTCCAGTTGGGTTATCGCTGTCATCAACGATGGCTGAAACTGGGCATTCATCAATACATGAACCACAGCTTATACATATATCAGTTATTTTTACAGACATTTTTTCTCCTTAGGTTAAAATTTGGCGTAGAATATCAAAAAAAGCTGAAAATGATATAAATAAGCCCTTAAATTTAACTACGATCTTAAATTTTAGAAAAACTACTTTATAAATCTTTTATCACTTTTAGACTAAATTTACAGATTAAAAATTTTAAAAAGGTTGTATAAATTTAATGAACGATATTATTGAAATAACTGGTGCAAGAGAACATAACTTAAAAAATATTAATCTCAAAATTCCAAAAAATAAATTAGTAGTTTTTACTGGTCTTAGCGGAAGTGGCAAGAGCACGCTAGCCTTTGATACGCTTTATGCCGAGGGACAAAGAAGATATATGGAGAGCCTTAGCAGCTATGCTAGGCAGTTTTTAGACCGTGTGGGTAAGCCTGATGTTGATAAGATAGAGGGTTTAACGCCTGCTATTGCGATCGATCAAAAGACGACCTCTAAAAACCCTCGCTCAACGGTTGGCACGATCACTGAAATTTATGATTACCTAAGGCTTTTATATGCAAGAGTGGGCGTGCAGCACTGCCATAAATGCGGCAAACCTATCTCAAAAATGAGTGCGAGCAACATCATAAATGAAATTTCAAAGCTCCCACTTGGCGCAAAAGTGATCATCTATGCACCGCTAGTGCGTGAGAAAAAGGGCACATGGGCAGACTTGATCGAAAATTTACGCCAAAAAGGCTTTGTAAGAGCGCAGATAGATGGCGTGGTGGTGAGGCTTGACGAGGAGATCGAGCTTGCAAAAACGAAAAAACACACGATAAAGGTCATCGTTGATAGGATCGCTATCGATGAGCAAAATCACGAACGCCTTGCAAGCGACGTGGAAAAAGCGCTAAATGAGAGCTTTGGCGAGGTCGAGATAGAGATTGCAAATGCTGATGAACTAGGACTTAAAGAGAGTTTTATACATTACAGCGAGCACATGGCTTGTTTTGACTGTAAAATTTCATTTACGCCGCTTGAGCCACTTAGCTTTAGCTTCAACTCGCCAAAGGGCGCTTGCGAGCACTGCGACGGACTTGGCATAAGATATAGCCTAGATATGAGCAAGATCATCGACGAGGAAAAGTCGATAGAAAACGGCGCGATCAAGCTACTTTATGGCTATAACATGAGCTATTACTATAAATTTTTACTTGCTTTTTGCGAGCAAAATGGCATCGATATCAAAAAGCCCTATTACGAGCTTAGCGAAGATGAAAAGAGACTCGTTTTATATGGAAATGTCAAAGAAGTTGAGTTCTTTTGGAAGCGAAATAAACTGCTTAGAAAATTTGATGGCGTGGTTAAAATTTCACACGGGCTTTTGAAGGACTACAAAGACTTTGACGAATACATGAGTGAGAAAATTTGCGATGCTTGTAATGGCCACAGGCTAAAGCCCCAAAGCCTAGCAGTCAAGGTCGCTGGTCTTGGACTTGGTGAAATTTTAGATATGAGCATAGAAAACTGCACCGCATTTTTCTCAAACGAGAAAAATTTCGCCTATCTTAGCGACTATGATAAGGCGATCGCAAAGCCTATCTTAAAAGAGATCAACGAGAGGCTTTTCTTTTTGTATGACGTGGGACTTGGCTACTTGTCACTTGGACGTGATGCTAGGACGATCAGCGGTGGCGAGGCACAGCGCATCAGGATCGCCAGCCAGATAGGAAGTGGGCTAAGTGGCGTCATGTACGTGCTTGATGAGCCAAGTATCGGTCTGCACGAGCGCGATACGCTAAAGCTCATAAAAACACTTAGAAATTTGCAAGCCAAAGGCAACTCCGTAATCGTCGTTGAGCATGACAAAAAGACGATAGAGGAGGCTGATTTTATCGTAGATATCGGCCCTGGAGCTGGTAAATTTGGCGGTAATGTGGTCTTTGCTGGTAGCTCAAAAGAGCTTTTAAACTCAGACACTCAGACCGCCCTATATATAAATGGTAAGAAAAAGATCGACTATCAAAAAAATAGAAAAGCTGAGAAGTGGCTCGAAATTTCAAATGTAAATATCAATAATATCTCAAATTTAACCGCGAAATTTCCGCTTAGAAACCTTGTAGGTATCACTGGCGTTTCAGGATCTGGCAAGAGCTCGCTGGTACTTCAGACCTTGCTTCCAGAGGCACAGGAGCAGCTAAATAGAGCCAAAAAGGTGAAAAAAATAGCTGGGGTAAATTTGAGCGGACTTGAGAATTTAGACAAGGTGATCTACCTCGATCAAAGTCCGATAGGTCGTACTCCACGCTCAAATCCAGCGACATATACTGGTGTAATGGATGAGATAAGAAATTTATTTGCACAGACCAAAGAGGCCAAGCTTAGAGGCTATAAAATAGGGCGCTTTAGCTTTAATGTCAAAGGTGGGCGCTGCGAGAAGTGCCAAGGCGAAGGCGAGATCACGATCGAGATGCACTTTTTGCCTGATATAAACGTGGTTTGTGATGTTTGTAATGGCGCTAGATACAACGCCCAAACCTTGGAAATTTTATACAAAGGCAAAAACATCGCCGAAGTGCTAAATATGAGCATAGATGAGGCGGTTGAGTTCTTTAAAGCTGTGCCAAAGATCGCTTCAAAGCTCACCACGCTGCAAGACGTAGGGCTTGGCTACATCACGCTCGGACAAAATGCGGTAACACTTAGTGGCGGCGAGGCGCAGCGTGTAAAGCTAGCAAAAGAGCTTAGTAGAAGCGACACTGGAAATACGCTTTACATCCTTGATGAGCCAACGACAGGGCTTCATTTTGCCGATGTTGATAGGCTGGTAAAGGTGCTAAATCACTTAGTTGATCTTGGAAATTCAGTCTTTGTGATCGAACATAATATGGATGTTATCAAAAACTGCGACTATATCGTAGATATGGGACCAGAAGGCGGTGCAAAGGGCGGTAAAGTGATAGCGTGCGGCAACGTAAAAGAAGTAGCTAAAAACTATAAAAAAACTGGCAGCTACACTGGAGAATTTCTAGCACAAGAGCTTGAGGAAATGAAGAAAAAATAAAAAATTTGACTCAACCGTTTCTTTATAAAATTTAAAACGGTTGAGGTGTATCGGAGCGTTAGCTAATTTTTAAGGTCGATTTTTCATCTATCGCACTTAAAGCTAGAGCCCAAAATAGTAGCATTAAAAGTGCATTTTCATGGTGAAATGTTGTATTTGCGAGTGAAATTATATTATTAGCCATGAGCATTAAAAGTGCAAGAAAACTATGCTATTTTGTCTAAAATTTTTAATAAATTTTATAAAGAGTGATAGTTGAAATACCAAATATGCAAGCAAGGCAACGATGCCCTTTTCTGTTAAAAATGTTAAAAAGGTATTGTGTGCATGACTAACATGAACTTCAATATTGCCTGGAAAATATTTTGTTATATCAATGATCTTAAACTTACCAGAACCTATCCCAAATAAAGGGTGTTCTAACCACGTATAAAATGCGCTAGCAAAGATTGGATATCTAGTCTCTGATCCAGTGACCCCCTTTGTTAGTTGACTATACAATCTTTGATCTTGAGTGATATTCGTTAATATATATATAAGAAATAGCTATTATGCTAAACAAAATTATCAAGCCTAATAAAAATTTTATTTTTATCTGTTTATTTAAAATTTCAAAAAGCAAGTAAGTAAAAATAATGATTGGCAAAAGATACATTGCAGCTCTAGAGCCAGCTATCATTATACCAAGGACACAAATTCCGGCAACACTTATGCCTATGTACTTTTCAAAAATTTCTTTGCTATTTATCGAAACTAATGCTACACAAAAAACTAGCAGCATAAAAATAGCGCTATGATTTACGTGTCCTATTGATTTAAGCTCAAAAAGTGCTAAAGGATCATTTGAAGTGAATTTTTCTACACAAGCAGGGATAAATGCAGCAATCAAACCAGCAAATAAGGCAAAAAATAAAATTTTAAAATTTATTTTTTCTATGCCAACACTTCTGGCTACAAAGAAAAATAGCATACACCTTAGCGGATCAAGCGCTCTTGATACAGAAACTCCATTTATAAGGCAGCTTATAAAAGTAGCCAAAACAAAGATAAAAAGCGAGATATTTATGGGATCAAATTTAAATTGCCTTTTTTCTTTGACGCAAATATAAATTCCAATCAAGATAAAAAGTGTAAGTGAAATTTGCTTTAAGCCCTCAGTTACTGGCAGTGTAAATAAGACAATAACTAAAAAAATATTGTAGAGCTTAGACACGATGTCATTTTTCATGCAGATACTTTAAATTTTAAGTGGACATTTTATCATTGCTGAACTAAAAATAATATACAATTAAACAAAAATTAAAAGGAAGTATCGTGCCTGATGTGAAAATAAGCTTTGTAGTGCCTGTTTTTAACAAAAAAGAGCACATTGGGGATTGTTTAAATTCGCTTATATCTCAAGACATGGATGATATTGAGATTATAGTTATTAATGATGGAAGTACTGATAATACGCTAGAAATATTAGAAGAATATAAAGATAAAATAATATTAAAAACAAAGAGCAATGCTGGTGTTAGTGCTGCCAGAAAAGACAGTATATTGCTAGCTAGTGGCAAATATACTATCTGCGTAGATGCTGATGACTATGTGGAAAAAGATTATACTTCATGTGTTTATAATATCGCAGAAAAATTTGATGCCGACATGGTGATAACAGATGTATTTAAAATTTATGGTAATAAAAAAGTATACTTAAATGACTTCGAGATAAAAGATAGCCATATCATAGATAAAGATGAGTATTTAAAGAGATTACTTGCTTCAAGGCACAATAAAGTCTTGCATAATACATGGAATAAAGCTATTAAAACTGAAATTTTAAAAGAAAAATTATTTCCAGTTGGGATCACGCAGGCTGAAGATTTTCACACTGTAGTGAGAAATCTTATCGCTTCAAAAACTCTTGTAAAGCTAAATAAGGCTTTTTATTGCTATAAGATAGGAGACAACAACACTGCTGGTTTTGAAAAGCTAAAAGCTGTGATGGATCATAAATTTGTTTATGATGACATAATCTCAATTTTAAAAAACAAAAATTTAACTCTTGAAATGGTGCCTGATCTAGAATTTAGAAAGATAAAAAGCGTCTATATGCCAGCTATTTTGGCAAGACCAAATCTTAAAAATAGTAGCTATGTAAAGGCACTTGATCTTTTTTATGCAGATATTGATAGCATTATAAATTTAGCCGGTTTTTCAAAGCTTAGATTAAAACAAAGAATTTTGTTTAAAGTGCTAAAAAATGTAAAATCATACGAAAATGTATCAAAAATTTTAAAAATCTTTAATACAATAAATGGCGTTTTGTCAAATAAAAAAATGAAAGAATTTAAAGAGTAGAAAATGATAAATATACTTGAGCTTGAAAGCTCTCTTGGATTTGGTGGGCAAGAACACCGTACACAGCGTGTGATAAATGGACTTGATAGGAGTAAATTTAGGGTTTTTTATGGGCTAAATCCTGGCTCAAAAAGCTTTGAGAAACAGATCGAGTGCGAATTCGTTGAGTTTAATCTCAAAAAGTCTTTTAATATCTTTGAAATTTTAAAAATTTGTAAATTTTTAAAGCAAAATAATATAAAAATCATCTCAACTCACTCAGGTAAAGATGGCACCATTGGAGCGATTGTGGGCAAAATTTGTGGCGTTAGCGTGGTTCGTACTAGGCATTTACAGCTGCCTATAACATCGCCCTTACCTTACAACCTAAGCACAAAAGTGGTCGGCGTTTGTGACTCAGTTTGCGCTGATCTTATCAAAAGAGGCGTCAAAAAAGAGAAGGTGTTAAAAATCTACACTGGCATCGATACGCAAAAATATACACCAGAATTTAAGATAAATATGAAAAAAGAATTTGGCTTAAATGACGACGTAGTTGGAATTTGCATCGTTGCAGTGTTAAGAGCTGCTAAAAATCATAAGCTATTAATCGATGCATTTAGCGAGTTAAATTTAGAAAAATCAGCCCTTTTTATCGTAGGTGATGGCCCGCAAAATAAAAATTTACACGAATATATAAAAGATAAAAAAAATATCTTTATGCTTGGCAACAGAACCGATGTGAGCGATTTTTTGGGCTCACTTGATATCTGTGTGTTACCTTCAGGGATGGAGGCTATCGGTGGAGCACTGCTTGAGGCATCTTCGTGCAAGCTAGCTACTATTGGAAGCGATGTGGGCGGACTTGGCGAGGCGGTAAGTAATGGCAAAAGCGGATTTTTATTTGAAAATGGCAACAAAGAGGAGCTAAAGAAGGTGCTTGAAAGGCTCATTTTGGATGAAAATTTAAGAAAACAGATGGGTGAGTTTGGCAGAGAGTATGTCAAAGAGACATTTAGCATCGAAAAAATGATAGAAAACACACAAAATTTATATATGGAGCTTGTAAAATGAGCGTACCAGTTTTGATGTATCACCACGTGCTTGAAAAGAGTGGATTTATCGCTAGTAGCGTGGATGAGTTTAGATCGCATATGAAATTTCTAGCCGAAAGTGGCTATAAAACTTTAAGTATAAATGAGTTTATCGCTTATAAAAAAGGCGAGCTCGAGGTGCCAAAAAAGAGCGTTTGCATAACATTTGATGATGGCTGGATGGATAACTACATTTATGCCTATCCTATCGTGAAGGAATTTGGGCTAAAGGCAAATATTTTTATAATTACTGGCTGGATAGAAGCGGCGCAAAAGGCCCATGAGATGAGGCCTGCTAGCTTTTTAAACGTCGATCACAACGAGTGCAAGAGGCTTGCTCCAAGTAGGCCGCAAGATGTGATCTTAAATTTAGAGCAGATCGAGAAAATGAGTGATTGTTTTTACTTTCACTCACATACACATGGTCATTTTGATGGATATTTTGGGCAGCTTGGTTTGGACGAGGAATTTAGCCTTTGCCGTGAATTTATGAAGAAAAATTTTGGCTTTGATGACGACGCACTTTGCTGGCCGCGTGGCAAATATAACGAAGAGTATCTAAGCACTGCTAAAAAGCACGGTTACAACGCATTTTTCACTACAAAACGTGGCATTAATAAAGCTGATGGTAATCTTGAAGAGATAAAACGGATAGTGACAAAACGTGATGAAAAATGGCTAAAAAAGACCATGTTTATATATCAAAATGATATTTTAGGTTCGATCTACGCGGCGATAAGGTCTTAATGAACTAAATTAATTTATAAAAATTTTCTCATTTTTGGCTATATGTTTTTGTAAGATTTTGCTTTATTGGTGATTTGAACTCTAATTTAAATTTATACTCAAGGCCCGCTAGATCAAGTTCTTTTTTATCTATTTGTTTTTGTGTATTGCTTGAATACTTGCTCAAGTTTTTCTTATAAATTCCGGCTATTCGAGCAGCTTCTTCATCAGCGTTTAAAACACAAAGTATATCACATTTACTTATACGTAAAAGCGGATTTGTGCTTACGTATATTACGACTTTTACAAACGGCATGATAAATTTAAAAAATGGCTTTAACTCATCTTGATGATCGCTTTTGATTTTTATCTTTGGACGAGCTATAAATTTAGGCTCATTACATCATCATCGATTACAGCGATTTGGTAAGGTTTAAAGTTTTTAAATCCACTTTTTCTAATTTGTTTTGCAAGTGTGCTTTTGCCACTACCGTGAAGCCCAGTAAGAGCGATTAAGGCTCGTTTTTTATCTTTTAAAATTTCTTTACAAGTCTCATTTAATGCTTCAAGCATTATTTATAGCCTCTATTTCTAAAATTTGAATATAAATTTCCTAGCACCGGTGTAGAATAGATAAAAAGCTTCTTTTTAACCCTAAAAATGTAGTCACTCTCGCTCTTTGCATTGTTTGATATATCGATACGTCTTATCTTAAATTTATCATCTCCTGCGCAAAATCCACCATCTATCACACTAAAGGCAAAGTCATAATACTCTCTTACAACTTTTAGTGAAAGCTCGTTAAAGTGCCCTTTTGGAAAGCAAAAGCCAAATTCTTTTTTTTCAGGAAATAGCTCTTTTATCTTAGCAAGTGAGCTAGAAAATTCCTCTCTTAACTTTGTTTCGTCGTTACTTTTGCAAGAAAAGTGACTCGCTGTATGGCTATCAAACTCAAAAAGCCCGCTCTCTTGCATCTGCCTGATCTCGTCTAAATTTAAAAAATACTCCGCGTCTTTATCATAATCGATCTCTTTATGTTTTTTAAATGCAAAGTCGTAGTCTTGCCTTTTAAAATCTTTGATCTTATCTGTTATCAAAAAGCATACAGCTGGAATTTTTAACTCTTTTAGGATAGGAAATGCAAATTTATAATTATCAAAATACCCGTCATCAAAAGTTAGTAAAATGTTCTTTTTAGAGGCTTTTGCTCGGCCACTAGCTATATCTTTAAACTGAGCATAGTTTATAAATTTATAGCCCTCATCTAACGCCATCAAAAGCGCCTTTTTAAATAGCTCTGGCTTAATGGCAAAGTCGTTTTTATTGTTATTACAGTGATGCATCGTTAGCACGCAAACTGGGTAGTTCATTTTTGCTCCAGTAAATTTTTAATAGCCTCTTTTAGTGCCTTGTGGCTAAAGTTTTCATCCACAAATTTAAAGGCGTTTTGTGAGTAAATTTTGGCTTTTTCAGGCTCATTTATCAGCTCCAAAATGCACTCTTTTAGCGAAATTTCATCTAAATTTTTAGCACAAAGTCCACGCTCTTTATCTTTAACTAGCACGTTCATCGGCGCGTTATTGTAGACCACGATAGGTACTTTTGAGCTCATCGCCTCAAGCAAGACCGTACCAAGCCCCTCAGAGTGCGATGCAAAGACGTAGATATCAAAGCCTTTTATGATATTTGCCGCGTCTTTTCTAAAACCAGTAAATATAATCTTATCTTTTTTACTAAAAATCGAGGTAATCTCATTTTTTGTGCTTTCGCTGATATTTCCTGCAAAAACTATTGTGGCGTCCTTCTCTTTTAAAATTTCTTTTGCTGCACTTGCAAAGTCAAAGACTCCTTTTTTGCGGTAAAGAGAAGTAAATGTACCGATTACTAGCTCATCTTTTGCGATCTTAAACTCATCTCTAAAAGTGCTTTTTATACCATCAATCTTTTCAACATCAACCGTGCTTGGCATAAAAAAGAGCCTATCTTCGCTAACGCCGATGCTTAGCAGATACTCTTTGACACTATCTGAGATGTATAAAATTTTATCAAATAGTCTTTTGTGCATGAGTTTTGAAAGAAAGCCTTTTATAGGAAAAAGATTATGCCTTTCCTTGTAAAATTTAACGCCTTTCCTTCTGTAAAATAGCCCAGCAATTGCTCCAACCCAGCTATCAGTCGAGCCATGTGTGATCAAGGCATCTATCTTGTTTGAGCTTATCGCTTTGCAAAGTGCTGGCACGCTTTTATGAAAATTTTTCTTATTCATCTCTTGTGCTACAACACTAAAGCCTTCTTCTTTTGCAATGCTTTCTATCTGAGAATTTGGGTTGCAAAAAAGTATGACATTGTGACCCATCTCGCGCATAAAACGCATCTCATTTAGCGTCTTATTTTGCTCGCCACCCCAGTTAAAAAGTGTCTGAGTGTGAAGAATATTCATCTGCCTATCCTAAAATTTCTTTTATTTTGGCTTTTATTTTTGGCATTTCGTCGCTAAAATCCATCAATGTCTTTTCTACGCCATGCTTTGCTATGCCTTCTTTGTCGCAAGGCACAAAGTCCCAGTCTTTTTGATAGACGATGTGTTTGCCCATATTTTGGATACCATTTTGCGCTGCGTAGCCATTTTCCATGAGTGAGTTGTCCCAAGGCCCCCACTCAAAAGCATTGCTTGGACCAAAAAAAGCGATCACTGGCACGTTATTTGCCGCAGCGATGTGCATGATAGCTGTATCAACACCGATAAAAAGGCTTGAGTGCTTTGATAGGGTGATCGTTTGTTTCAAATTTAGCTTGCCACCTAAATTTATGGGCTCACTCTTGCAAATTTTTAGTACGCTTGCTAGCTTTTCAAGTTCATTTTCTTTATTATCACTTGTTAGCACGACCTTTACACCAAGCTCATTTTCGCAGTAGTCTATGAGCTCTGCCATGCTATCATCGTTTGCACATTTAAACATCCAGCGGCTTGTTAGATGCATATGCACAAAGCGTTTTGGTAAATTTAGATGCTCCACGCTCTCGTCCGAAAATACACTCACCTTTTTACTCACTGACTCAAAGCCCAAAGCTCTTAGCGCATTTAAATTTAGATCAACCGTGTGGGAGAAATTTTCATAGTATTTTGCCTTTACGCTCAAAAGCTTGTTTATCGCCTTGTGCTTGCCTAAAAAGCCGACTATCTTTTTGATCTTGGCATACTTTGAGATTATGACGCCGCGGTCTCCAGTGGTCGTTTGCACAGCCATATCGTATTTTTCTTTTTTGATGGCTTTTATAAATTTTATTTCAGTAATTAGCTTTTTAAAAAAGCCAGAATTTGCACTTTGCCTATCGTAAATGTGAATTTTATTTATGTAAGGATTTCCCTCGATCATCGCTTCTGTGCCTTTGTTTAAGGCAAAGTCGATGGTCGCGTCTGGGTAGTAGTGGTGCAAATTTTCAATAAGAGGCGTAGTCAAAAGCACGTCGCCGATGTTCCTAAATTTAATTATAAGTATTTTCATTTTATATATTTCCAAAATGTGTACTGAGCGTAAAGTCTAGCTATGATGTAGCCGGCAAAGCCCTCTTTAAAGCCACCTTTTAGCACATAAAGCTTAAAAAATGTCCACGCTGGGCTTGTAAGCGCCTTTAGTAAATTTCTTTTTGCGCCCATGCTT is a window of Campylobacter concisus DNA encoding:
- the plsX gene encoding phosphate acyltransferase PlsX: MIRIAIDAMGGDFGADPIISGVIDALKETEFKAVLVGDSNVIKPLIPQSYLKNIEFLEASEVISMADGATDALKRKDSTIYKAIELLKNKEVDAVVSAGHSGATMSLATLRIGRLKNISRPAIATLMPNSKESATLVLDVGANVDCRSEHLFQFAIMGEAYAKEILGRKEPKVGLLSNGEEESKGNEVSKEAFKLVSRLDSFVGNAEGNQIFDGSIDVMVCDGFMGNILLKTSEGVADAIGKIIKKQIKKSPLAIAGSVLMRKVFKTLKKQVSYDEYGGAPLLGVNGCVIISHGKSNSKAIKNAIFQAIKFANSNINKVIEEELSHFAR
- the rpmF gene encoding 50S ribosomal protein L32; this encodes MAVPKRRVSHSRAAKRRTHYKVTLPVPVKDKDGSWKMPHRINKTTGEY
- the ndk gene encoding nucleoside-diphosphate kinase; this encodes MQRTLSIIKPDAVKKNVVGKIIDRFESNGLRIAAAKKIQLSKCDAKAFYAVHKDRPFFNDLVEFMISGPVVVMVLEGDNAVAKNRELMGATNPKEAAPGTIRADFADSIDANAVHGSDSLENAVNEINFFFASREIC
- a CDS encoding NADH-quinone oxidoreductase subunit I, producing MSVKITDICISCGSCIDECPVSAIVDDSDNPTGADTYYVYSNKCVECVGYNDEPACASACPTDGCIVWDAVVAGQPSRDQIGADARNGSIPVIQ
- the uvrA gene encoding excinuclease ABC subunit UvrA, whose product is MNDIIEITGAREHNLKNINLKIPKNKLVVFTGLSGSGKSTLAFDTLYAEGQRRYMESLSSYARQFLDRVGKPDVDKIEGLTPAIAIDQKTTSKNPRSTVGTITEIYDYLRLLYARVGVQHCHKCGKPISKMSASNIINEISKLPLGAKVIIYAPLVREKKGTWADLIENLRQKGFVRAQIDGVVVRLDEEIELAKTKKHTIKVIVDRIAIDEQNHERLASDVEKALNESFGEVEIEIANADELGLKESFIHYSEHMACFDCKISFTPLEPLSFSFNSPKGACEHCDGLGIRYSLDMSKIIDEEKSIENGAIKLLYGYNMSYYYKFLLAFCEQNGIDIKKPYYELSEDEKRLVLYGNVKEVEFFWKRNKLLRKFDGVVKISHGLLKDYKDFDEYMSEKICDACNGHRLKPQSLAVKVAGLGLGEILDMSIENCTAFFSNEKNFAYLSDYDKAIAKPILKEINERLFFLYDVGLGYLSLGRDARTISGGEAQRIRIASQIGSGLSGVMYVLDEPSIGLHERDTLKLIKTLRNLQAKGNSVIVVEHDKKTIEEADFIVDIGPGAGKFGGNVVFAGSSKELLNSDTQTALYINGKKKIDYQKNRKAEKWLEISNVNINNISNLTAKFPLRNLVGITGVSGSGKSSLVLQTLLPEAQEQLNRAKKVKKIAGVNLSGLENLDKVIYLDQSPIGRTPRSNPATYTGVMDEIRNLFAQTKEAKLRGYKIGRFSFNVKGGRCEKCQGEGEITIEMHFLPDINVVCDVCNGARYNAQTLEILYKGKNIAEVLNMSIDEAVEFFKAVPKIASKLTTLQDVGLGYITLGQNAVTLSGGEAQRVKLAKELSRSDTGNTLYILDEPTTGLHFADVDRLVKVLNHLVDLGNSVFVIEHNMDVIKNCDYIVDMGPEGGAKGGKVIACGNVKEVAKNYKKTGSYTGEFLAQELEEMKKK
- a CDS encoding O-antigen ligase family protein, with the protein product MYSQLTKGVTGSETRYPIFASAFYTWLEHPLFGIGSGKFKIIDITKYFPGNIEVHVSHAHNTFLTFLTEKGIVALLAYLVFQLSLFIKFIKNFRQNSIVFLHF
- a CDS encoding glycosyltransferase family 2 protein, whose protein sequence is MPDVKISFVVPVFNKKEHIGDCLNSLISQDMDDIEIIVINDGSTDNTLEILEEYKDKIILKTKSNAGVSAARKDSILLASGKYTICVDADDYVEKDYTSCVYNIAEKFDADMVITDVFKIYGNKKVYLNDFEIKDSHIIDKDEYLKRLLASRHNKVLHNTWNKAIKTEILKEKLFPVGITQAEDFHTVVRNLIASKTLVKLNKAFYCYKIGDNNTAGFEKLKAVMDHKFVYDDIISILKNKNLTLEMVPDLEFRKIKSVYMPAILARPNLKNSSYVKALDLFYADIDSIINLAGFSKLRLKQRILFKVLKNVKSYENVSKILKIFNTINGVLSNKKMKEFKE